From the genome of Uranotaenia lowii strain MFRU-FL chromosome 1, ASM2978415v1, whole genome shotgun sequence, one region includes:
- the LOC129738230 gene encoding uncharacterized protein LOC129738230, which produces MSLRELSVKERRARRSLNTLSQFVKNFTSSDQDQIEVRLQLLESAYEEFVDVRLKIVLLLEDQNGPEEGEDEEAGSEFQSAAEKRQEQNDIVFAQAEEQYCRSKSALMSFLRADGNHKQPQASSSAMVGPESRVKLPEIRLPTFTGRLGDWIPFRDAFQSLIHKSEKLSSMDKFTYLRSSLSGEALQEVGSIDLSGDNYEIAWKVLEDRYQNNKLIVKAHLDALFEVDRMKKESFECLNQMISEFEKHLQMLTKIGEKVVGWSTILVHMICSRLDSATLKLWETYHSSKEVPTYENLIHFLKNHCAVLQSISSSSSTQPETKKQRFGANHAVTSGRCRFCSESFHSVFLCKKFQKMNIPQRFEAVKRNGLCMNCFSSGHLARNCTRGSCRHCGRRHHTLLHPAKEANSAKPKPSDPPTSTNRYHHENRPTFSQSNQQTAINPPTTTNTSTESNQPIATVSSAFPVVKDNSHNPHPLHATDPNTPSFTIALPLYTSHQILLSTALVRVFDTTGHSVLARALLDSCSQNCFVTSRLIRKLRLQEYSDNLNLFGIGGSGCSSKKAVRACIGPRMPHISEFNEEIYFNVLPSLTIKLPSQSFAVEKWQVPEHLVLADPSFYQKAEIDMLIGAEYFLDLLQPGQHKISENGPTMQNTVFGWIISGRAQESRVPVSDQSVQLCSMSDIHEQVARFWELESCQIKSTNSVEESLCEEMFSQTTTRDATGRFVVSLPKKDFVLIRLGDSKRLAEKRFYGLEKRFSHHPDLKQAYFEFIQEYQDMGHMKLVEDCPDELRYFLPHHAVIKPESTTTKLRVVFDASCPTTSGVSLNDGLLVGPIVQDDLLSIVTRFRLHQYAIVADIAKMYRMIKLAEADQRYQCILWRDSPSEPLRIYKLTTVTYGTASAPFLATRCLLKLAEDGQHSHPLASRIVKKDFYMDDALTGVDTPEEGKRAVRELSDLLSSVGFVLRKFNSNCEEILAEIPAVLRSSGSTLELDSSSTVTTLGLVWEPSTDLFHFRPPKWSSASIITKRIVLSDASKLFDPLGLVGPVIVQAKIFIQSLWQIQGGWDEPLMECMQNFWVEYRRNFSSLDNFSIPRWVGFARICEAQLHGFCDASEKAYGGCLYLRCIHEDGSASVLLLLSKSRVAPIEDLKRKKRKQSIPRLELSSALLLSHLYEKFCKATSIDVQSFFWTDSTIVKCWLASVPSHWQAFVANRVSEIQHLTKKGSWHHVPGSENPADIISRGMTPVQLQYQPLWFEGPLWLKQTRDTWPEVNEMTPEQFDKTTLEEKVSVSLPVQSVEPNELFSLKSKFSQLVRLVSWFQRFRHNSQKKNRTSRKTGNLSFEELNDAKKILVRVAQSECFSQEIKDLDKSKEVRSSSRICRLNPHLVDGILLVGGR; this is translated from the coding sequence ATGAGTCTTCGTGAACTTTCTGTGAAAGAGCGCCGTGCGCGCAGATCTTTGAACACTCTGTCACAGTTTGTGAAAAACTTTACGAGTAGTGATCAGGACCAAATTGAAGTTCGTTTGCAACTGTTGGAAAGTGCTTACGAAGAATTTGTAGATGTGCGATTAAAAATTGTGCTGTTACTGGAGGATCAGAACGGGCCGGAAGAAGGCGAAGATGAAGAAGCAGGATCGGAGTTTCAAAGTGCAGCTGAAAAAAGACAGGAACAAAATGACATCGTTTTCGCCCAGGCAGAGGAGCAGTATTGTCGGTCGAAAAGTGCACTCATGAGCTTCCTACGTGCAGATGGTAACCACAAGCAGCCGCAAGCATCTTCGTCAGCCATGGTGGGCCCTGAATCCCGGGTTAAGCTTCCTGAAATCCGCCTGCCTACGTTCACAGGAAGATTGGGTGACTGGATCCCTTTCCGTGATGCCTTTCAAAGCCTAATACACAAAAGCGAGAAACTTTCCAGCATGGATAAGTTTACTTATTTAAGATCTTCACTTTCAGGCGAGGCTTTACAAGAAGTTGGGTCGATTGATCTTTCCGGCGATAATTACGAGATCGCCTGGAAGGTGCTTGAGGATCGTTATCAGAACAATAAATTGATCGTCAAAGCTCACCTGGATGCTCTTTTTGAAGTCGATCGCATGAAAAAAGAGAGTTTTGAATGCTTAAACCAGATGATTTCCGAATTTGAAAAGCACCTTCAAATGCTGACGAAGATAGGGGAAAAAGTCGTCGGGTGGAGCACGATTCTTGTCCACATGATATGCTCCAGACTGGATTCCGCAACTTTGAAGCTGTGGGAGACTTACCACAGTTCAAAGGAAGTCCCCACTTACGAAAACTTGATccactttttgaaaaaccattgtGCAGTATTGCAATCAATTAGCTCATCCTCTTCTACCCAACCGGAGACTAAGAAACAACGCTTTGGCGCAAACCATGCTGTTACCTCCGGTCGATGCAGGTTTTGTTCAGAAAGTTTTCATTCCGTTTTTCTGTGCAAAAAGTTCCAGAAGATGAACATTCCCCAGAGGTTCGAAGCGGTCAAGAGAAATGGGCTTTGCATGAATTGCTTCTCCAGTGGTCATCTTGCAAGGAATTGTACCCGTGGATCCTGTCGTCATTGCGGAAGAAGGCACCATACGCTGCTGCATCCTGCAAAAGAAGCTAACAGTGCCAAACCGAAACCCTCCGATCCACCGACTTCGACAAATCGTTATCATCATGAAAATCGTCCAACGTTTTCGCAGTCAAATCAACAAACAGCCATAAATCCACCAACAACAACCAACACATCTACCGAATCCAACCAACCAATAGCCACAGTTTCATCAGCATTCCCAGTTGTCAAAGATAATTCGCATAACCCACACCCACTGCATGCCACAGACCCTAACACACCATCCTTTACCATTGCACTTCCTCTATACACATCACATCAGATTCTCTTGTCAACCGCCCTGGTTCGAGTTTTCGATACCACCGGCCACAGCGTGCTAGCTAGAGCATTATTAGATTCCTGCTCTCAGAATTGTTTCGTTACGTCGCGTCTGATTCGCAAACTTCGCCTACAAGAGTATTCTGATAATTTGAACCTTTTTGGAATTGGTGGATCTGGATGCAGTTCCAAGAAAGCCGTCAGAGCATGCATCGGTCCACGCATGCCCCATATTTCGGAATTCAACGAGGAAATATATTTCAACGTTTTGCCAAGTCTTACGATTAAATTACCGTCGCAGAGTTTCGCCGTTGAAAAATGGCAGGTACCGGAGCATCTGGTTCTGGCAGATCCTTCGTTCTACCAAAAAGCAGAGATTGACATGTTGATCGGGGCCGAATATTTCCTAGACCTCCTCCAACCCGGTCAGCACAAAATCAGCGAGAACGGTCCCACAATGCAGAACACAGTTTTTGGGTGGATAATTTCCGGTCGAGCCCAAGAATCCCGAGTTCCCGTTTCCGACCAATCGGTGCAGCTGTGTTCCATGTCAGATATACACGAGCAGGTTGCACGATTTTGGGAATTAGAGTCTTGTCAAATTAAGAGCACCAATTCCGTCGAAGAGTCTTTATGTGAAGAAATGTTTTCGCAAACGACTACTCGAGACGCGACCGGAAGGTTTGTCGTCTCCCTACCTAAGAAAGATTTCGTTCTGATTCGTCTCGGAGATTCCAAGCGTTTGGCTGAAAAGCGTTTTTATGGCTTGGAAAAACGATTTTCCCACCATCCTGATTTGAAGCAGGCCTACTTCGAATTCATCCAGGAGTACCAGGATATGGGCCACATGAAGCTGGTTGAAGATTGTCCAGATGAGCTGCGTTATTTTTTGCCCCATCACGCAGTCATCAAGCCCGAAAGCACAACGACGAAGCTGAGGGTTGTCTTTGATGCTTCGTGTCCCACAACGTCCGGTGTTTCCCTCAACGATGGTCTACTGGTTGGGCCCATAGTGCAAGACGATCTGCTCTCGATCGTTACCCGGTTCCGATTGCACCAATATGCTATAGTGGCAGATATAGCTAAAATGTACCGGATGATAAAGCTAGCGGAAGCAGATCAACGTTATCAGTGCATTCTTTGGAGGGACTCGCCGTCAGAACCGCTACGAATCTATAAGCTAACGACCGTTACGTACGGCACAGCAAGTGCCCCGTTCTTAGCTACTCGATGCCTTCTGAAGCTGGCAGAAGATGGACAGCATAGTCACCCACTAGCCTCTAGGATCGTGAAAAAGGATTTTTATATGGACGATGCGTTAACTGGAGTGGATACCCCAGAAGAAGGGAAACGAGCGGTGAGAGAGCTAAGCGATCTTTTAAGTTCTGTTGGATTTGTGTTACGTAAATTCAACTCGAATTGTGAAGAAATATTGGCCGAGATTCCAGCTGTACTACGAAGTAGTGGAAGTACACTAGAGCTGGATTCCTCTTCCACCGTAACCACCCTTGGCTTGGTTTGGGAGCCTAGCACGGATCTATTCCATTTTCGCCCGCCTAAGTGGAGTTCCGCGTCGATAATCACCAAAAGAATTGTGCTATCGGATGCCTCAAAACTGTTTGATCCTCTTGGACTGGTAGGTCCTGTCATCGTGCAAGCCAAGATCTTCATCCAATCACTTTGGCAGATCCAGGGCGGCTGGGATGAGCCCTTGATGGAATGCATGCAGAACTTCTGGGTAGAATACCGTAGAAACTTTTCGTCACTCGATAATTTTTCGATTCCACGTTGGGTGGGATTCGCTCGAATTTGTGAGGCACAACTACACGGATTTTGTGACGCCTCGGAGAAGGCGTACGGAGGATGCCTGTATCTACGTTGCATCCACGAAGATGGTTCCGCCTCGGTGCTATTATTGTTATCCAAGTCCAGAGTCGCTCcgattgaagatctcaaaaggAAAAAACGAAAGCAGTCCATTCCCAGGCTTGAACTGTCGTCTGCACTCTTGTTGAGTCATTTGTACGAGAAATTTTGCAAAGCAACGTCCATTGACGTTCAGAGTTTTTTTTGGACTGATTCCACTATCGTGAAGTGTTGGTTGGCATCCGTTCCATCTCACTGGCAAGCCTTTGTGGCAAACCGGGTCTCCGAAATCCAGCATTTGACGAAAAAGGGAAGCTGGCATCATGTTCCTGGTTCTGAAAACCCGGCTGACATCATTTCCCGTGGAATGACCCCCGTTCAACTCCAATATCAGCCGCTTTGGTTTGAAGGGCCACTTTGGTTGAAGCAAACCCGTGACACTTGGCCTGAGGTGAATGAAATGACACCAGAACAGTTCGATAAAACTACGTTAGAAGAAAAGGTATCAGTATCGTTGCCCGTTCAAAGCGTTGAACCGAATGAATTGTTTTCTTTGAAGTCTAAGTTCTCGCAGTTAGTGCGCTTAGTATCCTGGTTTCAACGTTTCCGCCACAACTCTCAAAAGAAAAACCGAACATCTCGAAAGACGGGCAATCTTTCCTTCGAAGAGCTCAATGATGCTAAGAAAATTCTGGTCAGAGTGGCTCAAAGCGAATGCTTTAGCCAAGAAATTAAAGATTTGGACAAATCAAAAGAAGTCAGATCTTCATCGCGGATTTGCAGACTAAATCCACATCTCGTAGACGGTATACTTTTGGTCGGCGGCAGGTGA